A stretch of the Sulfurimonas sp. HSL3-1 genome encodes the following:
- a CDS encoding efflux RND transporter periplasmic adaptor subunit yields the protein MKRPPYAPLVFAASLLFGSSLVAETAAPAAPAPHADAYVVKAVAKRDVVLNYPARLKSIRSATVVSRVTGVLLTKRFKEGDYVKQGARLYKIEPDLYQAAVNEQKASVILQESLYTKAERDWKRAQALYKDNAISVQEHDAALSAYETARAQVNAAKAQLQTRELELGYTDVVAPISGIAGIKQTDVGNVVNAGTPLVTITQTDPIYALFSIPAGDLQKARVENKEGRWSWGDEGRLKASLDVDGIKVSGDIDFIAPTADTQTGSISMRARFKNSDNLLLPGTFGRVTLEGISRDNVIMIPQKAVLQNPMGTIVFVEQEGQAAVRPVVLGDPVGNSFVVRKGLAEGDKVIVNNFFRVKPGAPVIIDKTVDAEGK from the coding sequence ATGAAACGCCCCCCCTACGCCCCGCTCGTTTTCGCAGCGTCACTGCTGTTCGGAAGCAGCCTCGTCGCCGAAACGGCAGCCCCTGCCGCCCCGGCCCCGCACGCCGACGCCTACGTCGTCAAAGCCGTTGCGAAACGCGACGTCGTCCTGAACTATCCCGCCCGCCTCAAGAGCATCCGCAGCGCGACCGTCGTCTCCCGCGTCACGGGCGTACTGCTCACGAAGCGTTTCAAAGAGGGCGACTACGTCAAACAAGGCGCCCGCCTCTACAAGATCGAGCCCGACCTCTACCAGGCGGCAGTCAACGAACAGAAGGCCTCTGTCATCCTGCAGGAGTCGCTTTATACGAAAGCCGAGCGCGACTGGAAACGCGCACAGGCCCTCTACAAGGACAACGCCATCAGCGTCCAGGAGCACGATGCCGCGCTCTCGGCCTATGAAACGGCCCGCGCGCAGGTCAACGCGGCGAAAGCACAGCTGCAGACCAGAGAGCTGGAACTTGGCTATACCGACGTCGTCGCCCCCATCAGCGGGATCGCCGGCATCAAGCAGACCGACGTGGGCAACGTCGTCAACGCCGGGACGCCGCTGGTGACCATCACCCAGACGGACCCGATTTACGCCCTCTTCTCCATCCCCGCGGGCGATCTGCAAAAAGCGCGCGTGGAGAACAAAGAGGGACGCTGGAGCTGGGGGGATGAAGGGCGTCTAAAAGCCTCCCTCGACGTCGACGGCATCAAGGTCAGCGGCGACATTGACTTTATCGCGCCGACGGCGGATACGCAGACGGGAAGCATTAGTATGCGCGCACGTTTCAAGAACAGCGACAACCTCCTGCTGCCGGGTACCTTCGGACGCGTGACGCTGGAAGGGATTAGTCGTGACAATGTCATCATGATCCCGCAAAAAGCGGTCCTGCAAAACCCGATGGGCACCATCGTCTTCGTCGAGCAGGAGGGGCAGGCGGCCGTCCGTCCCGTCGTCCTGGGGGACCCCGTCGGCAACAGTTTCGTCGTGCGCAAAGGACTCGCCGAAGGTGACAAAGTCATCGTGAACAACTTCTTCCGTGTCAAACCCGGCGCCCCGGTCATTATCGACAAAACCGTCGATGCGGAAGGGAAATAA
- a CDS encoding multidrug efflux RND transporter permease subunit, which produces MFSKFFIDRPIFASVLSIIVILAGVVAIKGLPVQEYPSIVPPQINVQAVYPGADAETLANTVAAPLEDAINGAKNMIYMTSTASPSGILTMSITFATGTDPSAANVDVNNRVQVALNKLPEEVRRQGVSVRERSPDMLRVIAFTSENRVHDALWLNNYALINVIDDIKRIPGVGDAFLFGSKEYALRVWLKPDSLAAYDLTVNDVLGVIRSQNVQLAAGQIGGEPAVEKMAYTYTVTTPGRLKTAEEFGNILVRTNADGSSLRLKDVARVELGAERYMLKGTRNKEPMAVAGVFLAPGANALEVDAALTKVLETVSQKFPEDVRYHTLYDTTTFVKTSIEEVLMTLAEAIVMVVLIIYFFLGNVRATIIPVLAIPVSIVGTFAGLYIAGFSINLLTLFALILAIGLVVDDAIIVIENVERLLHERKDLSVRDATIEAMREITGPVIAIVFVLSAVFIPASLMGGFSGVMYQQFAMTIVISVVISGIVALSLTPALCNVFLRREEPTPILPIRMFNAFFARLTSGFNRGVRLTLKLAVMNLLIFGVLIGAGAWMSQKLPTGLVPGEDKGVLMVLTYLMPGASLERTVEVQGQVADTLLADPLVESLGAMSGIDLATFAFKSDAGIAFAHLSDWSERTEPGQSADAMAGKFMMQMMQNKEAMIIPVNPPPIRGMSATGGFELYVQDRTGGDLLAFDGVMKQLVAKANERPELTRVRTTFNAGVPQYRITVNEDKAKALGVQISDIYTTLGSTFGTGYANDFNLYGRTYHVNVQLEPSYRESVEDYRDVFVRSSSGALIPISSLVDAKRIVGPSVVQRFNMFTAAQLSGQPAPGYSSGDAMRAIQEVTAEVLPEGYTIAWAGTSYQEQQVAGKGNNAFIFAIVFIFLILAALYESWMIPFTILMTVPFALLGATLAVYFRGLENDIYFQVGLVTLVGLTAKNAILIVEFAQQKLREGLDLYQATVEGARIRFRPIVMTSLAFIGGTLPLALSSGAGANSRHIIGTTVVGGMVMLTVVAIFFIPLFYYLIMRLRAKFYTDKGGEDARK; this is translated from the coding sequence ATGTTTTCAAAATTTTTCATCGACCGGCCCATCTTTGCCTCGGTCCTCTCCATCATCGTCATTCTGGCGGGGGTCGTAGCGATCAAAGGGCTGCCGGTCCAGGAGTACCCCAGCATTGTGCCGCCGCAGATCAACGTCCAGGCGGTCTACCCGGGTGCGGATGCCGAAACCCTCGCCAACACCGTCGCCGCACCGCTCGAAGATGCTATCAACGGTGCGAAGAATATGATCTACATGACCTCGACCGCATCCCCGAGCGGGATCCTGACCATGAGCATCACCTTCGCCACCGGCACGGACCCCTCCGCCGCCAACGTCGACGTCAACAACCGCGTCCAGGTGGCCCTGAACAAGCTGCCCGAAGAGGTACGCCGGCAGGGGGTCAGTGTGCGCGAACGCTCCCCGGACATGCTGCGCGTCATCGCCTTCACCTCCGAGAACCGCGTCCACGACGCGCTGTGGCTGAACAACTACGCCCTGATCAACGTCATTGACGACATCAAGCGTATTCCCGGCGTCGGGGACGCCTTTTTGTTCGGTTCGAAAGAGTACGCCCTGCGCGTCTGGCTCAAACCCGACAGCCTCGCGGCCTATGACCTGACAGTGAACGACGTGCTGGGCGTCATCCGCAGCCAGAACGTCCAGCTCGCCGCGGGCCAGATCGGCGGCGAGCCCGCCGTGGAGAAGATGGCCTACACCTATACGGTCACGACCCCGGGGCGTCTGAAGACCGCCGAAGAGTTCGGTAACATTCTCGTGCGTACCAACGCCGACGGCTCTTCCCTGCGCCTCAAAGACGTCGCCCGGGTCGAACTGGGGGCCGAACGCTACATGCTCAAGGGCACCCGCAACAAGGAGCCGATGGCCGTGGCCGGGGTCTTCCTGGCCCCCGGCGCCAATGCGCTCGAGGTCGATGCGGCCCTGACCAAGGTGCTTGAAACGGTCTCGCAGAAGTTCCCCGAGGATGTCCGCTACCATACGCTCTATGACACGACGACCTTCGTCAAAACCTCCATCGAAGAGGTGTTGATGACCCTGGCCGAGGCGATCGTGATGGTCGTACTGATCATCTACTTCTTCCTCGGAAACGTCCGGGCGACGATCATTCCCGTTCTGGCGATCCCCGTCTCCATCGTGGGGACCTTCGCTGGGCTCTACATTGCAGGGTTCTCCATCAACCTGCTCACCCTCTTCGCCCTGATCCTCGCGATCGGGCTCGTCGTCGACGACGCCATTATCGTCATTGAGAACGTCGAACGCCTGCTGCACGAGCGCAAGGACCTGAGCGTCCGCGATGCGACGATCGAGGCGATGCGGGAGATCACGGGGCCGGTCATCGCGATCGTTTTCGTCCTCTCGGCCGTCTTCATCCCCGCCTCGCTCATGGGCGGCTTCAGCGGGGTGATGTACCAGCAGTTCGCCATGACTATCGTCATCTCCGTCGTCATCTCAGGTATCGTCGCGCTCAGCCTGACGCCGGCGCTCTGTAACGTCTTCCTCCGCCGCGAAGAGCCGACGCCGATCCTGCCGATCCGGATGTTCAACGCCTTTTTCGCGCGCCTCACCTCCGGTTTCAACCGCGGGGTGCGCCTGACGCTCAAACTGGCCGTCATGAACCTGCTGATCTTCGGCGTCCTCATCGGCGCCGGTGCGTGGATGTCGCAGAAACTGCCGACGGGGCTTGTGCCGGGCGAGGACAAAGGGGTCCTGATGGTCCTCACCTACCTCATGCCGGGAGCCTCGCTTGAACGCACCGTCGAAGTCCAGGGGCAGGTCGCCGATACCCTTCTGGCCGATCCCCTTGTCGAATCCCTTGGGGCCATGAGCGGGATCGACCTCGCGACCTTCGCCTTCAAATCCGATGCGGGGATCGCCTTTGCACACCTCTCGGACTGGTCCGAACGGACCGAACCGGGACAGAGCGCCGACGCGATGGCCGGCAAGTTCATGATGCAGATGATGCAGAACAAAGAGGCGATGATCATCCCGGTCAACCCGCCGCCGATCCGCGGCATGAGCGCCACGGGCGGTTTTGAGCTCTATGTCCAGGACCGCACAGGCGGCGATCTCCTCGCCTTTGACGGTGTGATGAAGCAGCTGGTCGCAAAGGCCAACGAACGGCCGGAACTCACGCGGGTCCGCACGACCTTCAACGCCGGCGTGCCGCAGTACCGCATCACCGTCAACGAGGACAAGGCCAAAGCCCTGGGCGTTCAGATCTCCGATATCTACACGACGCTGGGCTCGACCTTCGGGACCGGGTACGCCAACGATTTCAACCTCTACGGCCGAACCTACCACGTCAACGTACAGCTCGAGCCCTCCTACCGCGAGAGCGTCGAGGACTACCGCGACGTTTTCGTCCGTTCAAGCAGCGGCGCGCTGATCCCGATCAGCTCCCTCGTCGACGCCAAACGTATCGTCGGGCCGAGCGTCGTCCAGCGCTTCAACATGTTCACGGCGGCACAGCTCTCCGGACAGCCCGCCCCGGGTTACAGTTCGGGCGACGCGATGCGCGCCATCCAGGAAGTGACAGCGGAGGTCCTGCCGGAGGGCTACACTATCGCCTGGGCCGGTACCTCCTACCAGGAACAGCAGGTAGCGGGCAAAGGCAACAACGCCTTTATCTTCGCCATCGTCTTCATCTTCCTGATCCTGGCGGCGCTCTATGAGAGCTGGATGATCCCGTTCACGATCCTCATGACCGTCCCGTTCGCCCTGCTCGGTGCGACACTGGCGGTCTATTTCCGCGGGCTCGAGAACGACATCTATTTCCAGGTCGGGCTCGTCACCCTGGTCGGCCTCACCGCGAAAAACGCGATCCTGATCGTTGAGTTCGCCCAGCAGAAACTGCGCGAGGGGCTCGACCTTTACCAGGCGACGGTTGAAGGGGCGCGTATCCGTTTCCGCCCCATTGTCATGACCTCGCTCGCCTTTATCGGCGGGACGCTTCCGCTCGCGCTGAGCAGCGGTGCCGGGGCGAACAGCCGCCATATCATCGGGACGACCGTCGTCGGCGGGATGGTGATGCTGACCGTGGTCGCGATCTTCTTCATCCCGCTCTTTTACTACCTGATCATGCGCCTGCGGGCCAAATTCTACACCGACAAAGGAGGCGAAGATGCACGCAAATAA
- a CDS encoding efflux transporter outer membrane subunit, whose amino-acid sequence MHANKLLSLAAALWLLGGCSMAPKLTVTPPELPAQSTASADANASTIGATWWEAFNDETLNLLVTEALRNNDDLKIAASRVAQAAASLGYSRAERYPTLDGGASAYRQKTSGETLSPFSGFIYNSFDLSVTAAYELDFWGKYKNLEAAARGELIATDADRETVRIGLIAGVSELYFNLVSLRRQITVTEETVQAYKESYEYRARQFQHGAIDELTLQQSHALYATAKVSLAGLREEHALAENAMGILLGRSPKGLLEAAYDTASALPEPQPVPADLTSGLLERRPDILAAESRLRTANATIGVAKAAYFPTISLTGTAGYSSSELDNLLNASAQMWGLGAALYVPLFDFGRIENSVNEAEAKKDEAVMVYAQTVKVAFKEVYDALAKIRAADEKLAAQEEANRAYEKVLSLSQRRFDSGYGTYLEVIDAKRALLASRLNLVQLGAARITNQISLYKALGGGWKRERP is encoded by the coding sequence ATGCACGCAAATAAGCTCCTCTCCCTCGCGGCGGCCCTCTGGCTGCTCGGCGGATGTTCCATGGCGCCGAAGTTGACCGTCACGCCGCCCGAACTGCCGGCACAAAGCACGGCGTCGGCCGACGCCAATGCCAGCACGATCGGTGCGACATGGTGGGAAGCCTTCAACGACGAGACGCTCAATCTCCTCGTTACGGAAGCGCTGCGCAACAACGACGACCTGAAAATCGCCGCGAGCCGCGTCGCCCAGGCAGCGGCATCGCTGGGCTACAGCCGCGCCGAACGCTACCCCACCCTCGACGGCGGGGCGTCGGCGTACCGCCAGAAGACCAGCGGAGAGACGCTTTCGCCCTTCTCCGGGTTTATCTACAACAGTTTCGACCTCTCCGTCACGGCGGCCTACGAGTTGGACTTCTGGGGTAAATACAAAAACCTCGAAGCGGCGGCGCGCGGCGAGCTGATCGCGACCGATGCCGACCGGGAGACCGTCCGCATCGGCCTCATTGCCGGTGTCTCGGAACTCTATTTCAACCTCGTCTCCCTGCGGCGGCAGATCACGGTCACCGAGGAGACGGTCCAGGCCTACAAGGAGAGTTATGAGTACCGCGCACGCCAGTTCCAGCACGGCGCCATCGACGAACTGACGTTGCAGCAGTCGCACGCCCTCTATGCCACGGCGAAGGTCTCCCTCGCCGGCCTGCGCGAGGAGCACGCCCTCGCCGAAAACGCGATGGGCATCCTGCTGGGGCGTTCCCCCAAAGGCCTGCTCGAAGCGGCATACGACACGGCGAGCGCCCTGCCCGAACCGCAGCCCGTCCCGGCCGACCTCACCTCGGGCCTGCTCGAGCGGCGCCCCGACATCCTCGCCGCCGAATCGCGCCTGCGCACGGCCAATGCGACGATCGGCGTGGCCAAGGCTGCCTACTTCCCGACGATTTCGCTGACCGGCACCGCCGGCTACAGCAGCAGCGAGCTTGACAACCTGCTCAACGCTTCGGCCCAGATGTGGGGACTCGGCGCCGCGCTGTACGTTCCCCTGTTCGATTTCGGCCGGATCGAGAACAGCGTCAACGAGGCGGAGGCGAAAAAAGACGAAGCGGTCATGGTCTATGCGCAGACGGTGAAAGTGGCGTTCAAAGAGGTGTATGACGCGCTGGCGAAGATCCGCGCGGCCGATGAGAAACTCGCCGCGCAGGAGGAGGCGAACCGGGCGTATGAGAAGGTGCTCTCCCTGTCGCAGCGCCGCTTCGACAGCGGCTACGGGACCTACCTGGAGGTGATCGACGCCAAGCGGGCCCTGCTGGCCTCGCGGCTGAACCTGGTGCAGCTCGGTGCCGCAAGGATCACGAACCAGATCTCCCTCTACAAAGCCCTGGGAGGTGGATGGAAGCGCGAGCGCCCCTAG
- a CDS encoding DUF2628 domain-containing protein — MENQANTEAEAVEEVPTASEEEHARGIHYDDAMLDAFVQKPEKFAWYKRTFAKFNRNGVDGFAWSWSWWAFFVTFWFLLYRKAYLAAIGYFGAALLFSFLSLGIIGTLIFMIISGGTAPYFVYKNYRELQRRAEAASTDTAVRIETMKQLGGYHSWVVVVAAIINALLLLGILLGFLALGVVLTSTSQG; from the coding sequence ATGGAAAATCAAGCGAATACGGAAGCGGAAGCCGTCGAAGAAGTGCCGACGGCATCTGAAGAGGAGCATGCCCGCGGCATCCACTATGATGACGCGATGCTCGACGCCTTTGTGCAGAAGCCGGAGAAGTTCGCCTGGTACAAGCGTACCTTCGCAAAGTTCAACCGGAACGGCGTCGACGGCTTCGCCTGGAGCTGGTCCTGGTGGGCTTTCTTCGTGACCTTCTGGTTTCTGCTCTACCGTAAAGCCTATCTTGCGGCAATAGGGTATTTCGGCGCCGCACTGCTTTTCTCCTTCCTGTCGCTCGGCATTATCGGCACACTGATCTTCATGATCATCTCCGGGGGGACCGCGCCCTATTTTGTCTACAAAAACTACCGTGAGCTGCAGCGCAGGGCGGAGGCCGCTTCGACGGATACAGCGGTGCGCATCGAAACGATGAAGCAGCTCGGCGGCTACCATAGCTGGGTCGTTGTCGTCGCCGCCATCATCAATGCCCTGCTGCTGCTAGGCATCCTGCTGGGGTTCCTGGCCCTCGGCGTTGTCCTGACCAGCACTAGCCAGGGATAA
- the nifK gene encoding nitrogenase molybdenum-iron protein subunit beta, translated as MQNVDKIDNGKNLFQHPEYRDVLANKKQFEGAWGAIDKEKVAEVAEWTTTWDYREKNLQREAITVNPAKACQPLGAVMVALGFENCMPYVHGSHGCVAYFRSYFTRHFKEPTPCVSDSMTEDAAVFGGLVNMKDGLKNCAAVYKPDMIMVSTTCMAEVIGDDLYAFITAAKEEDGGVDLPESFPIPYAHTPSFVGSHITGYDNMMHGTMQQLTEGKKTEEVKDRINIIPGFETYIGSIRAVKTIVEKMGADYIMLGDHSDQWDMPAGEYNMFAGGTKLEDAADCINSKATISLQKYATPKTMKMVQKRWKSKESTTCNPVGLKGTDEFIMKLSELTGNEIPAELKIERQRLVDAMQDSYPYMHGKKFAIWGDPDFLIGVVSFLLEMGAEPTHVLCHNAPRGWEDEMRALLDTSPAKDDLNVWAGKDLWHMRSFLFTEPVDFMIGNSYGKELMRDTGTPLIYMGFPIFDRHHLHRYSLSGYEGALNMLTQITNKVLDQLDEETKGIATTDYFFDLIR; from the coding sequence ATGCAGAATGTAGATAAAATCGACAACGGTAAGAACCTTTTCCAGCATCCTGAGTACCGGGATGTCCTGGCAAACAAAAAACAGTTCGAGGGTGCCTGGGGCGCCATCGACAAAGAAAAAGTCGCCGAAGTCGCTGAGTGGACTACAACGTGGGATTACCGCGAGAAAAACCTCCAGCGTGAAGCGATCACCGTCAACCCGGCAAAAGCATGTCAGCCCCTCGGTGCTGTCATGGTTGCTCTCGGTTTCGAGAACTGTATGCCGTACGTTCACGGTTCACACGGTTGTGTTGCTTACTTCCGTTCATACTTTACACGTCACTTCAAAGAGCCGACACCGTGTGTTTCCGACTCTATGACTGAAGACGCGGCGGTATTCGGTGGTCTGGTCAACATGAAAGACGGTCTGAAAAACTGTGCAGCAGTTTACAAGCCGGACATGATCATGGTTTCTACCACTTGTATGGCAGAAGTCATCGGTGACGACCTCTACGCGTTCATTACTGCAGCGAAAGAGGAAGACGGTGGTGTTGACCTTCCGGAATCATTCCCGATCCCGTATGCGCACACTCCGTCTTTCGTCGGTAGCCACATCACTGGTTACGACAACATGATGCACGGTACAATGCAGCAGCTCACTGAAGGGAAGAAAACTGAAGAGGTCAAAGACCGCATCAACATCATCCCGGGCTTCGAAACGTACATCGGTTCTATCCGTGCGGTCAAAACGATCGTAGAGAAGATGGGTGCAGACTACATCATGCTCGGCGACCACTCTGATCAGTGGGATATGCCTGCAGGTGAGTACAACATGTTCGCCGGCGGTACTAAACTGGAAGATGCAGCTGACTGTATCAACTCCAAAGCGACTATCTCTCTGCAGAAGTACGCGACTCCGAAAACCATGAAAATGGTTCAGAAGCGCTGGAAATCCAAAGAGAGCACAACATGTAACCCGGTAGGCCTGAAAGGGACTGACGAGTTCATCATGAAGCTTTCCGAGCTGACTGGTAACGAAATCCCGGCAGAACTGAAGATCGAGCGCCAGCGCCTGGTCGATGCAATGCAGGATAGCTACCCGTACATGCACGGTAAGAAATTCGCGATCTGGGGCGACCCTGACTTCCTGATCGGTGTTGTTTCCTTCCTGCTCGAAATGGGTGCGGAACCGACACACGTACTGTGCCACAATGCACCGCGCGGCTGGGAAGATGAGATGCGTGCGCTTCTCGACACTTCACCGGCTAAAGACGACCTGAACGTCTGGGCAGGTAAAGACCTGTGGCACATGCGTTCATTCCTCTTTACTGAGCCTGTCGATTTCATGATCGGTAACTCTTATGGTAAAGAGCTGATGCGTGATACGGGTACTCCGCTCATCTACATGGGCTTCCCGATCTTTGACCGCCACCACCTGCACCGCTACTCACTGAGCGGTTATGAAGGTGCGCTCAACATGCTCACTCAGATCACGAACAAAGTTCTTGATCAGCTCGACGAAGAGACGAAGGGTATCGCTACGACGGACTACTTCTTCGACCTTATCCGCTAA
- the nifD gene encoding nitrogenase molybdenum-iron protein alpha chain, with protein MGPESLEAKQKAAIEEVLKAYPEKAAKNRAKHLGVGSPEDESQKTCGNVRSNKKTVPGVMSQRGCAYAGSKGVVWGPVKDMVHISHGPIGCGQYSRAGRRNYYIGTTGVDTFVTMNFSSDFQEKDIVFGGDKKLAVCFEEIDALFPLNNGITVQSECPIGLIGDDINATSKVYAKATGNTIVPVNCEGFRGVSQSLGHHIANDTVRDYVFDGNVETLGDAIEPTEYDVAIIGDYNIGGDAWSSRILLEEMGLRVTAQWSGDATLKEMAQTPKVKLNLLHCYRSMNYISRHMEKEFGIPWVEYNFFGPTQTYKSLRKIAAFFDEKIQAKCEEVIAKYEPMINAVVDKYRPRLEGKQVMLFVGGLRPRHVIGAYEDLGMEVIGTGYEFAHDDDYKRTKDEIMRSTVIYDDVNEYELEAFVKKLEPDLVASGIKEKYVFQKMGLPYRQMHSWDYSGPYHGFDGFAIFASDMDLAINSPVWGYSKAPWETEGEA; from the coding sequence ATGGGTCCAGAATCATTGGAAGCAAAACAAAAAGCAGCGATTGAAGAGGTACTCAAGGCGTACCCGGAGAAAGCTGCAAAAAATCGTGCTAAGCACCTCGGTGTAGGTTCACCGGAGGATGAAAGCCAAAAAACTTGCGGTAACGTTCGTTCGAATAAGAAAACTGTTCCGGGTGTCATGAGCCAGCGTGGTTGTGCTTATGCCGGTTCTAAAGGTGTTGTTTGGGGTCCGGTTAAAGATATGGTTCATATCTCTCACGGTCCGATCGGTTGTGGTCAGTACTCACGTGCCGGCCGTCGTAACTACTACATCGGTACAACCGGTGTCGATACATTCGTTACGATGAACTTCTCTTCCGACTTCCAGGAAAAAGACATCGTCTTCGGCGGTGACAAGAAACTGGCTGTCTGTTTCGAAGAGATCGACGCACTGTTCCCGCTGAACAACGGTATCACTGTCCAGTCTGAGTGTCCGATCGGTCTGATCGGTGACGACATCAACGCGACTTCTAAAGTTTACGCGAAAGCGACTGGTAACACGATTGTTCCGGTTAACTGTGAAGGTTTCCGCGGTGTTTCTCAGTCTCTGGGTCACCACATCGCGAACGACACTGTCCGTGACTACGTCTTCGACGGCAACGTTGAAACACTGGGTGACGCTATCGAACCGACTGAGTACGACGTTGCGATCATCGGTGACTACAACATCGGTGGTGACGCATGGTCAAGCCGTATCCTTCTCGAAGAGATGGGTCTGCGTGTAACTGCTCAGTGGTCAGGTGATGCTACGCTCAAAGAAATGGCACAGACGCCGAAGGTTAAACTGAACCTCCTGCACTGCTACCGTTCTATGAACTACATCTCCCGTCACATGGAGAAAGAGTTCGGTATTCCTTGGGTTGAATACAACTTCTTCGGACCGACTCAGACTTACAAGTCTCTGCGCAAAATCGCTGCATTCTTCGACGAGAAGATCCAAGCGAAATGTGAAGAAGTCATCGCTAAGTATGAGCCGATGATCAACGCTGTTGTCGACAAATACCGCCCGCGCCTCGAAGGCAAGCAGGTAATGCTGTTCGTCGGTGGTCTCCGCCCGCGTCACGTTATCGGTGCTTACGAAGACCTCGGTATGGAAGTTATCGGTACGGGTTACGAATTCGCACACGACGATGACTACAAGCGTACAAAAGACGAGATCATGCGTTCAACTGTCATCTACGATGACGTCAACGAATACGAACTCGAAGCGTTTGTCAAGAAACTTGAGCCGGACCTCGTTGCTTCTGGTATTAAAGAAAAATACGTCTTCCAGAAAATGGGTCTGCCGTATCGCCAGATGCACTCTTGGGACTACAGCGGTCCGTACCACGGATTCGACGGTTTCGCGATCTTCGCATCCGATATGGACCTCGCGATCAACTCTCCGGTTTGGGGATATAGCAAAGCACCTTGGGAAACGGAAGGAGAAGCCTAA
- the nifH gene encoding nitrogenase iron protein yields MAELRQIAFYGKGGIGKSTTSQNTLASMAHYFDKNIMIVGCDPKADSTRLILHEKAQSTILQLAAEMGTVEDLELEDAMKPGAGIFAPDAPGGWINCTESGGPEPGVGCAGRGVITAINFLEEEGAYEEEGLDFVSYDVLGDVVCGGFAMPIREGKAQEIYIVMSGEMMAMYAANNISKGILKYANTGGVRLAGLVCNARMTDKEYDLAIALSKDLGTQMIHFVPRNNIVQHAELRRMTVVEYSPQSDQALEYKELARKIIANDMKIIPTPLEMDDLEDLLMKYGLEEEADEENVGKAAEA; encoded by the coding sequence ATGGCTGAACTTCGTCAAATCGCATTCTATGGTAAAGGTGGGATTGGTAAATCTACTACTTCCCAAAATACTCTGGCCTCTATGGCTCACTACTTTGATAAGAACATCATGATCGTTGGTTGTGACCCGAAAGCGGACTCAACTCGTCTGATCCTTCACGAGAAAGCACAGTCTACAATTCTGCAGCTTGCTGCTGAAATGGGTACTGTTGAGGACCTTGAACTCGAAGATGCAATGAAACCGGGTGCAGGTATTTTTGCTCCTGACGCACCGGGCGGTTGGATCAACTGTACAGAGTCTGGCGGACCAGAGCCGGGTGTTGGATGTGCAGGACGCGGTGTTATTACTGCAATTAACTTCCTCGAAGAAGAAGGCGCTTACGAAGAAGAAGGTCTTGACTTCGTTTCTTACGACGTTCTCGGTGACGTTGTTTGTGGTGGTTTCGCTATGCCGATCCGTGAAGGTAAAGCTCAGGAAATCTACATCGTTATGTCTGGTGAGATGATGGCAATGTATGCTGCTAACAACATCTCTAAAGGTATTCTGAAGTATGCAAACACTGGTGGCGTTCGCCTTGCTGGTCTGGTTTGTAACGCTCGTATGACTGACAAAGAGTATGACCTTGCTATCGCACTGTCTAAAGACCTCGGCACTCAGATGATTCACTTCGTACCGCGTAACAACATCGTTCAGCACGCTGAACTTCGCCGTATGACTGTTGTTGAATACAGCCCGCAGTCTGACCAAGCTCTTGAGTACAAAGAACTTGCTCGCAAAATCATCGCGAACGACATGAAAATCATCCCGACTCCGCTCGAGATGGACGACCTCGAAGACCTTCTGATGAAATACGGTCTTGAAGAAGAGGCTGACGAAGAAAACGTTGGTAAGGCTGCAGAAGCGTAA